Genomic DNA from Shewanella woodyi ATCC 51908:
CTCTCATTAAGAGCAAGTTAAATAAACAGAAACCAGATCCCAAAGAATGCAAAATATGGGAAAGCAGAGATAAATATCGCCATCATTGGCTTCATGTTAAAACACTTCCTCAAACCTAAAACTGAGATAGTTATCGACCAAACTAAAAACAGGTTCAATGTGGTATACAACCCATATGCAGAGTCGTTAGCACTCAGGTTGAGAAATAGCTGCTCCAAAGATGCATAGTGCATTAACGATAAAGGCAGATCTGATGCTGAAGAGCTTAAGAAAAGAAATGAAAACCCAATATAGTTAACGATCCAGGGTAGCTGACACCAAGAGATAAAGTAGAACCAATCTCTAAAAGTAAACTTGCCGATACCTATGCTCGGCACCTTTGCTATAAGAGTGAAAAAAGCACTCAAGCCTAGGACAGTGAAAAGATGGCCGACAATAGTCATTCCACCAACAAAGGCCCAGGTATATGGTAAAGTTTTCGTCATCATCTCCTGTGCAATCTCTCGCTCCTGAATGCTCAAATCACCAACTTGCCCCAATTGTTGAGCGAGTAACCACTCATCTGTCATCCCTGCAAAAAACAGGTAATAACTAGCTAGGATCAGCCCAAACAGAATCACTAAAACAATACTGCTTTGCCGCTGGTTATACTCAAACCTTTCAAATAGAGCACTAGGTGCAACGAATGCATCCAATACTGTGTTTACTGTTGTCATAAGATTTTTCTCTCAACTAAAAGTACATAAAGGAAAAATAGCAAAAACAACTCAATACAATGTCTGAAAAGTGATAAACGGTCACATAAGATGATTTTCGGTAAAACGGTAAGAGTGAAATATTAGCTGAAGAAAAGATGTGGAGGGATTATCGACTAAATATGGAACAGAGAAGTAAGAAGAAAGCCGGTTACAACAAAAATAAATAAGCGCTTAAACTTCACATTCAAGTTTAAACGCTTACTAGAATTATCTTCAAAACTTTACCTTTTCTCTACCTGAAATAGCCCATGCTAAAATCCCAAACCATACTATCCAAGATATCCCTGCAGGAATGTTTGCAGCCATAATTTTTCCTTTATGCTCGCGGTTAAGCAATACCGCAATAATTGATGGTAAAAAATAGATAGCAAACAATAGCGGTAAAAGTAAAACCATTTTTCCAGAACCAAAATTCGATATAAACATAGTATTATCCTCAATAAAATATATTAAACTAAACCTAAAACAGATTGGTGTTGACGGCTAAGCTCAGCAACAAGCTTAGACTTTGACTTAATACCTAAAGACTCCAGCAACTCAGATTTTTTATCTGCATCACTCTCTACTGAAACTAATGCCTTAACGGCTCTAAACCTATCCTCCTCAACA
This window encodes:
- a CDS encoding YIP1 family protein; its protein translation is MTTVNTVLDAFVAPSALFERFEYNQRQSSIVLVILFGLILASYYLFFAGMTDEWLLAQQLGQVGDLSIQEREIAQEMMTKTLPYTWAFVGGMTIVGHLFTVLGLSAFFTLIAKVPSIGIGKFTFRDWFYFISWCQLPWIVNYIGFSFLFLSSSASDLPLSLMHYASLEQLFLNLSANDSAYGLYTTLNLFLVWSITISVLGLRKCFNMKPMMAIFISAFPYFAFFGIWFLFI
- a CDS encoding superinfection immunity protein, whose protein sequence is MFISNFGSGKMVLLLPLLFAIYFLPSIIAVLLNREHKGKIMAANIPAGISWIVWFGILAWAISGREKVKF